Genomic segment of Niallia taxi:
TCAAAAATTGAATGGATAACCAGCAACTGAATTGGTGTTAACTGGAATGCAATGCTAATTGGAACTGAAGTTGAACCTTATGATTTGTTTAAGGAAGTGCCGAAGCGTAAGAAGGATAGGTGTTTCCTATTTATTGTCTATTTCTGGGGATACATAAACTATATACTAAGACATTAATATGTAAGACTAATTTAAACCAAACTATTATCGACTATTGATTTATGGTTTGGTTTTTTGTATTAAAAAATAATTAAAAATCTTAGTGAAAAGGAGCGGGGGACATACAACTACAAAGGGAAAAAGAGGAAAGGCTGAGACCTCGCAGGATAAGACAAGGATGCTCAACTTCCTCCCCAGGGAAAGCTAGTGTATGTGAGCGCAATGAAACGAACAAATTCTAAAGCAATATTCTTTTTATAATCCTAACCCATTGTTATGAAATTTGATAATATTTTATATTATTATGTGTAGCTAGGTTATATATTGTTTTGCTCATCCCTTCCCACGCTTATTTATTTACCGATGCCTCATAAATACCCTTAATTGACTTAGCTAACATTGAGTCAAATTCCTCATTACTTTGGCTGAAAGTTAATCCTTCTGCTAAGGCACGAGAGAAACTAGCGATTAGGCCTTGATTTAATGCTAGCTTTTGATTTGCATCCATTTGTGAATATCCCCCTGATAATGCAACAATTCTTATTACATGGGGATCTTTAAGTATGTCACTATAAAAATTGGTAACAGATGGGATGGATACTTTTAGGATAACTTTTTCATTTTCTCCAAGAGTAGATAGCTTAGTAAGTAGCTCTTCCTTTAATATCTTCTCAATGGCTTCTTTATCTGCACTATTTATATCTACCTCAGGCTCAATAATTGGAACTAGTCCCATTTCGATGATTTGTTTACCAACCTCAAACTGTTGATCAACAACCTTTTTTATTCCGTTACTATTAGCTTCCTTAATAACGGAACGCATTTTTGTCCCAAAAATATTTCGATCAACGGCACGTTTAAGTAAATCATTTAGATTTGACATTGGCTTCATTAGTTGAACTCCATCACTTAAATCGGCTAATCCCTTATCAACTTTTAGGAAAGGGACAATCCCCTTTTGCATCCAAAGATAATCAGCAGTGTATTCTCCATCAATTTTCCGGTCCATCGTGTTTTCAAATAAGATGGCGCCTAAAATATATTCAGCGTTAAAGGCGGAACTTTTGATAATACGAGTTCGCATCTCATGTACTAATACATACATTTCTTCTTCATTTGCATAGCTGTTTTCCTTAACTCCATACTGTAATAAAGCTTTAGGGGTACTTCCACCACTTTGATCCAAAGCAGCTATAAACCCTTTACCTGTGCGCATTCTTTCTAATTGTTTTAAATTCATGATTATTCCTCCTTGTTTAAATAGAATGACTACAGAAACTGGCATTAATTAAAGTTTAACTAACTAGAGTTTTGAACCAGCATTATTCTTTATAATTTACCCATTATTTAGTGCATAAATCCTTTTAGGAGGATGTAAAAGGGTACCTGAACTTATTTTGAACAAATAACTCTGTTTACCTTATGTTGTTGCCTCAAATAATTGATATAATATAAAAAATTGATAGAATTTAACTTAATAGAGAAGAGGTCTTTGAAGTAATGGTTTCATTAAGAAATGTGCAAACTAACGACTTAAACCAGTTGTTAGCAATTGAAAATGAAGGTTTCTCAAAGGAAGAGGCTGCCACGAAGGAAGCTTTTGTGGAAAGAATTCAACTTATCTCAGATACCTTCATTGTTGCTGAAGATGGGGGAGTGATTATGGGATACATTAATGGTCCGATAATTAATGAACCATATATCACGGATGATCTTTTTGAACAAATTAAAGAAAATCCGAAAAGTGGAGGCTATCAGAGCGTTTTAGGACTGGCTGTATCAAAGCATGCTAGAAACCTGGGAATCGCAAAGATGCTTATAAGTACGCTGGAGGAGCTTGTTGAAGAAAATGAAAGAGAAGGAATCACACTAACATGCAAACTAGAGCTAGTTGGTTTTTATGAAAGGTTTGGATTTAGTAACCATGGCCTGTCTGCTTCCCAACACGGAGGTATTAGCTGGTATAACATGGTGAAAGAAAGAAGCAAGAGGTAAAAAGAGCTGAATCTTTCCGGTAGTAAGATAAGAAAGCTTTGAACAATAATATAATAAGCAATGGAAAGAAAACAGGCTTAAGATCTGTTTTTTTTTCTGGTTTTTGGGAAAGAGTGAAGGTCCTTACTATTCTACAGACTTTTGGAAAAAATGATAGAATAGAATTCGGAATATTAAATTTTTAATAAAGGGGCAACTATCTTGAAAAAATCTCTAAATCCAGAAACAATACATAAACCAGTAGCACCTTATGTGCATCAAATCGAAGTAACGGGACCTAATAAATGGTTAACGATGTCTGGTCAAATAGGCATGGATATAGCGGGAAATATACCAGATGATTCATTAGAGCAATTACAATTAGCACTCGACAATGTTAGAAAAAATCTCGTGGCTGCAAATATGACTGTTTCTGATTTAACTAAACTAGTCTTCTATTTAGTTGGTGACTTTGATGCAGAGAAAAGAAGAGAAATTATTGGAAATTTTGTGGGAGAGAACCTTCCTTGTACGACCATGATGTATGTGGTAGGACTTGCAGCACCAGCTCTAAAAGTAGAGGTGGATGCATGGGCATGTCAGGAATTGAAATAGCCATGCTCCGAAGTATTATAAGCTTCCAGTTGTAGTTTTAAAGGAAATAATTTGAAATGGAAATACTTTTGTAGATAATTTCTGTAAGGGCGTTTTTTATTTCAAAATTAACAGCTATAAGCGGTTATAATTTACTAAGCGATTTATCTAGATTGTGTCAAAAGTAGGCGTGTACAAAATATCCACCAGTGATAAAATAATCTTATTAATGAACGAGGTGAGGTTTAATGGTGAATGGTGCAGATGTGTTAATGGTCATAGATTTACAAAATGGTGTTTGTTACAGTGATGATGAGCATTTATACGAGTTACAAGCTCTACTTGAAAAGGTTAATAATAGAATTGCTGTATATAGAACTTTAAATAAACCGATTATTTTTGTTCAGCACGGTGATGAAGAGTTAGTTCCAGAAGAAGAAGCGTGGGCAATTCATGCCAATTTAGATGTACAAGACCAAGACCTTTTTGTAAGAAAAACTCATGCAAACTCTTTCTATAAAACAAATTTGAAGATAATTTTAGACCAACTGTCTGTACAAAAAATTGAATTTTGTGGTGCCCAAACAGAATACTGTATGGATGCAACTGTTAAATTTGCACACGGATTAGGATATGAAAATACCATGTATAAACAAGCAACCTCCACATTAAATAACTCATATATGTCAGCAAAAGACACGATACGTTTTTATGAAAATATCTGGCATAATCGCTACTTGCAACTAATAGATAATGAAGGCTAGCATCTTGATCATTATGCTATATTTTGAATAGATAATGCATAAGCTATATTATATATATTAAAATATTGTCTGAAAATTTATAAATATGAAGTTTATATTGGTGATATACTTAAGTTATTAAATAAATCTAGTGAGGTGTGTATTATGGGAACAGGAAATAATGCAATAATTACGGTAGAAACTACCGTTAATGCACCCGTGGAAAAAGTATGGGAGTTTTGGACAAAGCCAGAGCATATAACAAATTGGTCATTTGCTTCTGAGGATTGGCATGCTCCAAGGGCTGAAAATGATTTGAGAGCTGGCGGGAAATTCCTTACTCGAATGGAAGCAAAGGATGGTAGTTTCGGGTTTGATTTCGGCGGAGTGTATGATGAGGTTAAGCTAAACGAATTTATTTCCTATACACTTGGAGATGATCGAAGGGTTACTGTTTCTTTCCTTAGTCAAGATAATCACACTAAAGTAGTTCAAAGCTTCGAAGCAGAGGATACTAATTCCAATGAACAACAAAGTGCAGGCTGGCAGGCATTTCTTAATAATTTCAAAAGCTATACAGAGCGTTCTTAATATTGCTTACCTTCCCTTTGTGGAAGGTTTTTTATTTGTACAGAATATATTTATGAGTGCATCCACAAGAAAGGCAATATCCTTATTTCTTTAAGAGATAGTTAAATAAAAAATGCCTAAACCCGCTTGTTAGGGGATTAGACATTTTTTGTATATATTGTTAGTTTTCAAGTAACGGTATTACTTTAATAGATTAATACTACTATAACAATTTGTAATAATTAAGTCTAAGCTCCGCGACAATTACTCTTCTTCAGGCTTCGTAGATAGCACTTCCTTTTGCAAAAACCAACATAAGACAAACGCGATGATCGCTATGACAAATGAATACATGTATATATGCTGGAATGAGTCAATAAATAAGGTGTTTATTTGTGTTAACAACCCTTTTGGTAACCCTGCCGGCACACCACCAGCGGCTAAGCTATTCATATTTTCAGCCATGCTTGCGGGAAGTTTATCACCTAAGCTTTGCAATTTTGATGTAAGTGTTGATGATAATAAGTTACCAAATAAACTTACCCCGACTGTAGCCCCAATTGTTTGGAATAACGGAACAGTCGCAAGCGCAATGCCCTTATTCTCTTTGTCAACAGACTCTTGAACGATGAGGTTATCACCACCAAATAAAACACCTAAACCAAGACCTGTAATGAAAAAGAAGATGATTATTTGGACAATTGTTGTAGAAATACTCATATGTGAAAATAAGTAAAATCCAATTATCGGCATGATAAAGGCGATGCCAAAAAGTTCTCTGTAACGAACTTTTGTGATAAGAAATCCACTAACCATAGCTGATCCAACGGCTCCTACCATCATTGGCAATGTCAAATACCCAGCCTCAGTTGCAGTAAGTCCCAGTACGTTTTGCGCAAAATATGGGAAGGAAGAGAAAGATCCCATTAAGCCAATACCTACTGTGAAAACAATTAAAGATAGTACAAGAATATTGCGATTTTTAAATAAATGCAAAGGAACAATCGGTTCTTTTACCTTACTCTCCACATAGAGGAAAATCCCAAATAAAACGGCCCCGAGGCATAATAAACCTATAATTAGTGGAGAGCCCCATGTATAACCATTATTTTCAACAAGAACTGGCGTTATTAGCAAGGAAACGATTGTAGCTATTAATAATAATGCGCCACCCCAATCAATAACGACCTGTTTTTTGATAGCTTTTTCTCGTAAACCAATTGCAAGCAGAAGTGCAGCGACAATACCAACAGGAATATTAACAAAGAAAATCCAATGCCAGCTCACTTGATCAACAAAATATCCGCCCATTAATGGTCCTAATAACATTGGAATAAACATGATTGGACCCATAAAGCCTTGAACTTTTGCTCGCTGTTCAACTGGAAATAAATCACTTGAAATGGTCATGGCAAGCGGCATTAAGCCACCAGCTCCTAATCCTTGAATACCGCGTCCTATAAGGAGCAATGTCATAGAATCTGCTAATCCGCAAACGATCGACCCACCAATGAAAAAGGCCATACTCATTAAGTATATTTTTTTGCGACCCATTAAATCGGCTAACTTTCCTAGTAATGGCATGAATGCAGACATTGTTAACATGTATACACCGCCGACCCATCCATACATCGCCAAACCACCTAAATCACGAATGATTGTGGGCATTGCGGTATTGACAACTGTCTCATCTAGCTCAGAAAAAATCAGTCCAATTATTAAACCAAGCATTACCAGAATTTTATTGCTTTTATCAGCTAAAACTGATTCTTGATATTTTGTAATACTTTCCATTCATCTAACCCTTTCACCATTTGATAAACGGATTATATATATTATTTATGAACTATATGTGAACTTTGAATGAGAATTTCTAAAGAATTAGCAATCACTGTTTTTTTGAATAAATAAATTTCCAGCTATTATTTAAACAGCAATTGATTTTTGGAAGAAGGAATCAAAGTTATTTCATTGAATATTGGTATAAAGGATTGTTTGTAATCTTATTGGTGTATAGATTATTCTATTATAGAATTACATATTATTGTTGAACAAATACAGAATTACAACTTCAAATAATAAAATACAAAAAGCTGTTCCCACTACAATATAGGAAAGTTGGATTGCATGAAAATAGATTATTTTTTAGAATTCCCTTACGCAGAGTTGCGTTCACAAGATGGAATGAGTCTTTTTAAAATCTGTAGTTATAATTATGCCTATCCAGATGCTGATAACATCTATGACTTGGATTGGCATCGGAATTATATGATATTGCATGTTCCAGGCTTTAAAGCAGAACTAAATGAAGTTATTTTAGAGGGCCGCACTATTAACTTTTATATCCGAGAATTAAAGTCTTTCTCAGCACTAAAAAAGAAAAGGGTTATATTTGAAGCCTCAGAACCTTATTTTGAACTGACTTTCAGCTTAGACTTAAGGGGAAAAGTGGGGATTCAAGGAACCGTACAAATTCCTGTAGGGACAGGCAATAAGCTTCAGTTTGAATTTGAAACGGATTTAACCTATGTTGATTCATTTATTAATGGATTAGAGGATATTTTAGTGGAATTTCCAGCTAAGGAGATGAAGTATTGAAGCTAGAGATTGGATTCTTTCCAAATTATTTTTATAGTAAAGACCCAGATGCAGGTGGTTTATTCCCTTTTGGGATGGAAGAGATACCTTCGTATGTCTTCTCAATGGGTAATTTTTATCTTCCTAAATGTAATGAAAATTTTGTTCCAAACTTGATGGAGAATATTCAAGCATTTCCGATATATTTCTGAGCGGAGTTTTCAAACTTTTGGAAGAATGAATACGAAAAACAATGTCAGAAAAGTGATGTTAAATTTAAATACTTATACCAAGAGGAAAATCGGCTAATCTCTGTAGCAGCAGTAGAGAATATGAGCCAGTTTAAAGCAATATTTCCATTATACATATCTATGGGCAGTTCAAATGACATTGTCATGTGGTCGACTAATAAAGATATTTATTCTGTAGAGGAACGAGTCTGGAAGGGGAACTTGGAAGGGAAACGAGCTATCGTACCTGTTGTAAAACTCGATAAAAAGGTTAGTTTATTCTGGATCGGATATGATGGAGATAGCATTATTGGGCTTTCTAATAATGATGCATTTTCAACATATGAAAATATTTGTAAGAGCTTGCCACATTTTGTGAAGCCGACTTTATGTGAGATTTATAATAAATACGAAGATAGTGACGAGAATTAGGTGAAAAAGGCTGGATAATAAAAAAGCAAAACTTCTTATGTAAGGAGTTTTGTTTTTTTTATTAAATATGCCCCAGACCTAGTTAATCAAGCGTATTTTTCAAGGCATTGTACATATTTTCTACATGTGCATCCACTTTATCTCGTGACATTCGTAGGCGTTCTACTGAAGTGCCATAGCCAATTTCTAGTTTACCTTCTTCCAGTCCCTTAAATATACCATCTGCGAATTCATCTAATGGTTCTCCGTGTGTATGCAAGCCAGCGCCGCCTAAATCTGTATTAACTGCAGGTGGAGCAACTTCAATTACTTCTACAGATGTATCTGATAGTTGGTGGCGCAGACTCACTGTAAATGAATGAAGCGCAGCTTTAGTTGCTGAATAAATTGGAGCAATTGCAAATGGCGTAAATGCTAATCCAGATGTAACATTAATGATTGCTGCATTTTCTTTCTCAGCAAAAAATGGTGCAAACAGCATACAAAGGTGGAAGGGTGCTTCAATATTAGTAGTAAGTTCGTTATTAAAGTAACTCCAGTTAGTCTGAGCATCTGCTTTTAACACATTAAAACGCTGTTGAATTCCTGCATTGTTCACTAATACGTTCACTTCAGGATGGTTCTCTGAAACCCAATTAAAAAGGGACAAACGATCAGATTCATTATTTAAATCACTGACATATGTAATAAGCTCAGGATATTTTTTCTTTGCATTTTGAAGGACATTTTCACGTCTGCCTGTAATGATTACTTTGTTGCCAGCCTTTAAAAAACGTTCTGCAAAAGCTAATCCAATCCCAGCACTTCCACCTGTAATAAGTATTGTATTGCCTGAAAGTTTCATATAAGCCCCTCTTTTCTCATTATGGTTTTATGTATATTTGAAAAATTTATACCTATTCTGTTATATTGCCCTTTGTATAACGGCTATTTTAGCAATCCCCTGTCAACAATAAATTCTCATCTATCATTGCTTTTTTGTGTGTCCTCAGCATTTTCAGTCATAGCTCAGTAGTTCCTTCTCATTCTACTACCCAATTTATATATTACTTAATACTATGTAAATGTGTATTCTTTAAACAAATAACAGTTTCAAGGAGTGACATTTGACTTACAGAAAATAACCGTCAGCCAGCATTTGATGATACTCAATCAATAAATTAATCCCTTTTTTTCTAATGACGTAACGTTGAGTTGATTTAGTAATATGGAACTTTGCTGCAGCTTCGCTTATGGACAATCGTTCATCACAACTCTTCAGACCTTTAGCTTTCCTTATCGCAAGGATAATAATACGACTTAAACCGCAGTTTAAGTTAATAGAAAGACTAAAGATAAACTATTTTGTGCTCAAGGAACTTCCCTGATTTGTGTGAATTTTTATGGAATGGAGCATCCTAAGCAGGGAGGTGTTTACATGAAAAAATCGAGGTGTTTTTTAATAGCTCTCTTCATAATTAGTTGGTCAAGTTTGGTTTTTATCAACAAAAATGCCTTAAAACGATTCCTCCCGGCAGCTATTTTTATAAGTATAGTGACGAAATTCACGAATATTTATGCTAAGAAAAGAAGGTGGTGGGCTTTTTATCAAAGCATCCATCCAAAAGTAGCTGGGGAAGATACATGGGCTTGGGGACCTTTCTTTGCCCTTACCATTTGGGTGTTAAAATGGACATATGGTAAATTACCGCTGTATATTTTGGTGAATCTAATGATACATTTCCTGTTTATTTATTTTGTTTTGCCGCTATTAAAACG
This window contains:
- a CDS encoding fructose bisphosphate aldolase, yielding MNLKQLERMRTGKGFIAALDQSGGSTPKALLQYGVKENSYANEEEMYVLVHEMRTRIIKSSAFNAEYILGAILFENTMDRKIDGEYTADYLWMQKGIVPFLKVDKGLADLSDGVQLMKPMSNLNDLLKRAVDRNIFGTKMRSVIKEANSNGIKKVVDQQFEVGKQIIEMGLVPIIEPEVDINSADKEAIEKILKEELLTKLSTLGENEKVILKVSIPSVTNFYSDILKDPHVIRIVALSGGYSQMDANQKLALNQGLIASFSRALAEGLTFSQSNEEFDSMLAKSIKGIYEASVNK
- a CDS encoding WapI family immunity protein — protein: MKIDYFLEFPYAELRSQDGMSLFKICSYNYAYPDADNIYDLDWHRNYMILHVPGFKAELNEVILEGRTINFYIRELKSFSALKKKRVIFEASEPYFELTFSLDLRGKVGIQGTVQIPVGTGNKLQFEFETDLTYVDSFINGLEDILVEFPAKEMKY
- a CDS encoding RidA family protein — translated: MKKSLNPETIHKPVAPYVHQIEVTGPNKWLTMSGQIGMDIAGNIPDDSLEQLQLALDNVRKNLVAANMTVSDLTKLVFYLVGDFDAEKRREIIGNFVGENLPCTTMMYVVGLAAPALKVEVDAWACQELK
- a CDS encoding SRPBCC family protein, coding for MGTGNNAIITVETTVNAPVEKVWEFWTKPEHITNWSFASEDWHAPRAENDLRAGGKFLTRMEAKDGSFGFDFGGVYDEVKLNEFISYTLGDDRRVTVSFLSQDNHTKVVQSFEAEDTNSNEQQSAGWQAFLNNFKSYTERS
- a CDS encoding SDR family oxidoreductase, with product MKLSGNTILITGGSAGIGLAFAERFLKAGNKVIITGRRENVLQNAKKKYPELITYVSDLNNESDRLSLFNWVSENHPEVNVLVNNAGIQQRFNVLKADAQTNWSYFNNELTTNIEAPFHLCMLFAPFFAEKENAAIINVTSGLAFTPFAIAPIYSATKAALHSFTVSLRHQLSDTSVEVIEVAPPAVNTDLGGAGLHTHGEPLDEFADGIFKGLEEGKLEIGYGTSVERLRMSRDKVDAHVENMYNALKNTLD
- a CDS encoding cysteine hydrolase family protein, which translates into the protein MNGADVLMVIDLQNGVCYSDDEHLYELQALLEKVNNRIAVYRTLNKPIIFVQHGDEELVPEEEAWAIHANLDVQDQDLFVRKTHANSFYKTNLKIILDQLSVQKIEFCGAQTEYCMDATVKFAHGLGYENTMYKQATSTLNNSYMSAKDTIRFYENIWHNRYLQLIDNEG
- a CDS encoding GNAT family N-acetyltransferase; this encodes MVSLRNVQTNDLNQLLAIENEGFSKEEAATKEAFVERIQLISDTFIVAEDGGVIMGYINGPIINEPYITDDLFEQIKENPKSGGYQSVLGLAVSKHARNLGIAKMLISTLEELVEENEREGITLTCKLELVGFYERFGFSNHGLSASQHGGISWYNMVKERSKR
- a CDS encoding MDR family MFS transporter, with amino-acid sequence MESITKYQESVLADKSNKILVMLGLIIGLIFSELDETVVNTAMPTIIRDLGGLAMYGWVGGVYMLTMSAFMPLLGKLADLMGRKKIYLMSMAFFIGGSIVCGLADSMTLLLIGRGIQGLGAGGLMPLAMTISSDLFPVEQRAKVQGFMGPIMFIPMLLGPLMGGYFVDQVSWHWIFFVNIPVGIVAALLLAIGLREKAIKKQVVIDWGGALLLIATIVSLLITPVLVENNGYTWGSPLIIGLLCLGAVLFGIFLYVESKVKEPIVPLHLFKNRNILVLSLIVFTVGIGLMGSFSSFPYFAQNVLGLTATEAGYLTLPMMVGAVGSAMVSGFLITKVRYRELFGIAFIMPIIGFYLFSHMSISTTIVQIIIFFFITGLGLGVLFGGDNLIVQESVDKENKGIALATVPLFQTIGATVGVSLFGNLLSSTLTSKLQSLGDKLPASMAENMNSLAAGGVPAGLPKGLLTQINTLFIDSFQHIYMYSFVIAIIAFVLCWFLQKEVLSTKPEEE